The Mercurialis annua linkage group LG2, ddMerAnnu1.2, whole genome shotgun sequence genome contains a region encoding:
- the LOC126669787 gene encoding mitochondrial outer membrane import complex protein METAXIN: MEESQEREEYSLVARKPYFGLPTACPICLPVYIYLKLARFPFRFDFNSTYPDSDQIPYVECGTYVAYNNENGGVIQRLKEDGVANLDSEFCSVPEWVSMEAMVSSWLADAITYDLWLGSGGSSAVKIYYSDLPWVIGKALFAKQVYTVKQRLGITKENAERREEEIYKRAKIAYAALSTRLGEDEFLFENRPSSLDALFLAHVLFTLQALPETSVLRHALVEHANLVTYAEKLKTNFLEASSSSSAPPLQSDSSSTPRRGPSNSGSKPRRKAKKEKTEEEKTFKRRAKFFVAAQAVAILLFLSVIGGRNLSDDEVGDDSEDYGYD, from the exons ATGGAAGAATCACAAGAGAGAGAAGAGTACAGTCTTGTTGCTAGAAAACCCTATTTTGGATTACCAACCGCTTGCCCAATTTGCTTACCTGTTTACATCTATCTCAAGTTAGCTCGCTTCCCTTTTCGATTCGACTTCAATTCTACTTACCCTGATTCAG ATCAAATTCCGTATGTTGAATGTGGTACTTATGTGGCCTACAATAATGAAAATGGCGGGGTTATTCAACGTCTAAAGGAAGATGGTGTAGCTAACTTGGACTCCGAATTCTGCTCAGTTCCAGAATGGGTATCAATGGAAGCAATGGTTAGCTCATGGCTGGCTGATGCAATCACATATGATCTCTGGTTGGGCTCTGGTGGCAGTTCTGCTGTCAAGATTTATTATTCTGACCTTCCTTGGGTAATAGGGAAAGCTCTGTTTGCTAAGCAAGTATATACTGTTAAGCAGCGACTTGGGATAACAAAAGAAAATGCAGAACGAAGGGAAGAAGAG ATTTATAAGAGAGCAAAAATTGCATATGCCGCGTTGTCAACCAGATTAGGGGAAGATGAGTTTCTTTTTGAGAATCG GCCGTCAAGTTTGGACGCATTGTTCCTAGCGCATGTGCTTTTCACTCTTCAAGCTTTACCT GAAACATCAGTTCTTCGGCATGCGCTTGTAGAGCATGCTAATCTCGTAACATATGCTGAAAAACTGAAGACAAATTTCTTGGAAGCGAGCTCATCTTCTTCTGCCCCACCACTCCAATCAGACTCTTCATCAACTCCGAGGAGAGGTCCTTCAAATTCTG GTTCAAAGCCGAGGAGAAAAGCGAAGAAGGAAAAGACAGAAGAGGAGAAAACATTTAAAAGAAGGGCAAAATTCTTTGTGGCAGCTCAGGCAGTTGCGATACTACTTTTTCTTTCTGTTATCGGAGGACGTAATTTGTCCGACGACGAGGTGGGCGATGATAGTGAAGACTATGGTTATGACTGA